A part of Setaria viridis chromosome 8, Setaria_viridis_v4.0, whole genome shotgun sequence genomic DNA contains:
- the LOC140223625 gene encoding uncharacterized protein: protein MVRSMEKHFRGFTVKHIPRSENDEADRLAKAEAQNEPIPPDVFYEVIETPSTKEAASKSMNAIQSFDWRVEIMTYIRGYFEPHDEVELIRLKQKARGYAIIDGELYKARISTPWLCYMM from the coding sequence ATGGTCAGATCAATGGAAAAGCACTTCAGGGGTTTCACGGTCAAGCATATCCCGAGGTCAGAAAATGATGAAGCAGATAGGCTTGCAAAAGCAGAAGCCCAAAATGAACCAATACCTCCAGATGTATTCTATGAGGTCATTGAAACTCCATCAACGAAAGAAGCAGCCTCGAAGTCCATGAACGCAATCCAAAGCTTTGATTGGAGGGTCGAAATCATGACCTACATAAGAGGGTACTTCGAGCCTCATGATGAAGTTGAGCTCATCAGGCTGAAGCAAAAAGCCAGAGGCTATGCAATCATAGATGGCGAGCTTTACAAAGCTAGGATTTCAACTCCTTGGCTTTGCTACATGATGTGA
- the LOC117866769 gene encoding pentatricopeptide repeat-containing protein At4g31070, mitochondrial has translation MRLRRRYAEFLRRAASLPSLPLVASLHAAVLRRGVPTLLAASLIGGYSACGDLASARAVFDETPPEERTLSARTALAGAFSAHGRCREALGLFSGLEAEMDDRAVTVLLAACARAGMVGEGRKVFARLPRPALQHYTCMVEMLGRAGEVEEAELLVAGMEARPDRVIFAALLAACRVHGRVDVAERVPGLMRRYSIA, from the coding sequence ATGCGGTTGCGGCGGCGCTACGCGGAGTTCCTCCGCCGCGCGGCCTCCCTGCCGTCGCTGCCCCTCGTGGCCTCCCTCCACGCCGCCGTGCTCCGCCGCGGGGTCCCGACCCTCCTCGCCGCGTCCCTCATCGGCGGCTACTCAGCCTGTGGGGACCTGGCCTCCGCGCGCGCCGTGTTCGACGAAACGCCCCCGGAGGAGCGCACGCTCTCGGCCCGCACCGCGCTGGCCGGCGCGTTCTCAGCGCACGGGCGGTGCCGCGAGGCGCTGGGACTCTTCTCCGGCCTGGAGGCGGAGATGGACGACAGGGCGGTGACGGTGCTCCTGGCGGCGTGCGCGCGGGCCGGGATGGTGGGCGAGGGAAGGAAGGTGTTCGCGAGGCTGCCCCGCCCCGCGCTGCAGCACTACACGTGCATGGTGGAGATGCTGGGGCGGGccggggaggtggaggaggccgagctGCTGGTGGCGGGGATGGAGGCGCGACCGGACAGGGTCATCTTCGCGGCGCTCCTCGCGGCGTGCCGCGTGCACGGCCGCGTCGACGTCGCCGAACGGGTGCCTGGCCTCATGCGCCGGTACAGCATCGCATGA